A single window of Pleomorphomonas sp. T1.2MG-36 DNA harbors:
- the fliF gene encoding flagellar basal-body MS-ring/collar protein FliF, which produces MKSLGPSRLAAMGAVAIGLIGFFVFIVLRFSAIQQVPLYTGLSLDDSAAIAQQLTSAGTAFTLKDNGTTILVDETKLDQSRMALAQQGLPAGDSVGYEIFDKTDALGTTSFVQSVNALRALEGELSRTIRTIRQVDQARVHLVLPEKQLFRKDQQKPTASIVLKTRGTLDPGQIRAIQHLVGSAVPGLDPSRISVVDETGRLLAQGNGDESSATFLASNADERTATFQNQVESRVRDIVESVVGAGRARVRVAAELDFNRIQETQDTFDPNGQVVRSTQTREEKSLSQDNQGNPPVSAGNQIPNANQQQNPNAAQTSDNAQTTEETVNYEISKTTRTQVTEVGGVKRLSVAVLVDGRYAPDAKGVMVYAPRPQPELDQITALVRTAMGFDQQRGDQLQVVNLQFADSPPNPADLAGAPTSMFDFSREDIMRFAEMGVLILVTLLVLLFAVRPLIRRILGSDIDAETLPALTSALNEAAAAGRPGVTVVLNPDGKPVVMGPDGIETVSDVPELPPPPGDTRIENAKAQGAQQLDQVRKVGELVNDNPNEAAIIIRNWLSEVPA; this is translated from the coding sequence TGGCGGCGATGGGTGCCGTCGCGATCGGCCTCATCGGCTTCTTCGTCTTCATCGTGCTCCGTTTCTCGGCCATCCAGCAGGTGCCGCTCTACACCGGTCTCAGCCTGGACGACTCGGCGGCCATCGCCCAGCAGCTTACCTCCGCCGGCACCGCCTTCACGCTGAAGGACAACGGCACCACCATTCTCGTCGACGAAACCAAGCTCGACCAGAGCCGCATGGCGCTCGCCCAGCAGGGCCTGCCGGCCGGCGACAGCGTCGGCTACGAGATCTTCGACAAGACCGACGCGCTCGGCACCACCTCCTTCGTGCAGTCGGTCAACGCGCTGCGCGCCCTCGAAGGCGAACTGTCGCGCACCATCCGCACCATCCGGCAGGTCGATCAGGCCCGCGTTCATCTGGTGCTGCCGGAGAAGCAGCTGTTCCGCAAGGACCAGCAGAAGCCTACCGCCTCTATCGTGCTGAAGACGCGCGGCACGCTCGACCCCGGCCAGATCCGCGCCATCCAGCACCTCGTCGGCTCGGCCGTCCCCGGCCTCGATCCCTCGCGCATCTCGGTGGTCGACGAGACCGGCCGCCTGCTCGCCCAGGGCAACGGCGACGAGAGCAGCGCCACCTTCCTCGCCAGCAATGCCGACGAACGCACGGCCACCTTCCAGAACCAGGTCGAGAGCCGCGTCCGCGACATCGTCGAGAGCGTGGTCGGCGCCGGCCGCGCCCGCGTCCGCGTCGCCGCCGAGCTCGACTTCAACCGCATCCAGGAAACGCAGGACACCTTCGACCCCAACGGGCAGGTCGTCCGCTCCACCCAGACGCGCGAGGAAAAGTCGCTGAGCCAGGACAATCAGGGCAACCCGCCCGTCTCGGCCGGCAACCAGATTCCCAACGCCAACCAGCAGCAGAACCCCAACGCGGCCCAGACCTCGGACAACGCCCAGACCACCGAGGAAACGGTCAACTACGAAATCTCCAAGACCACCCGCACCCAGGTGACCGAGGTCGGCGGCGTCAAGCGCCTGTCGGTCGCCGTTCTGGTCGACGGCCGCTACGCGCCGGACGCCAAGGGCGTCATGGTCTACGCGCCGCGCCCGCAGCCCGAACTCGACCAGATCACCGCGCTGGTGCGCACCGCCATGGGCTTCGACCAGCAGCGCGGCGACCAGTTGCAGGTGGTCAACCTCCAGTTCGCCGACAGCCCGCCCAACCCGGCCGATCTCGCCGGCGCCCCCACCTCGATGTTCGACTTCTCGCGCGAAGACATCATGCGCTTCGCCGAGATGGGCGTGCTGATCCTGGTGACGCTCCTGGTGCTGCTGTTCGCCGTCCGGCCGCTGATCCGCCGCATCCTCGGCTCGGACATCGACGCCGAGACGCTGCCGGCCCTCACCTCGGCGCTCAACGAGGCCGCCGCCGCCGGCCGGCCCGGCGTGACGGTGGTGCTCAACCCCGACGGCAAGCCGGTGGTGATGGGCCCCGATGGCATCGAGACCGTCAGCGACGTGCCCGAGCTGCCGCCCCCGCCCGGCGACACCCGCATCGAGAACGCCAAGGCGCAGGGCGCCCAGCAGCTCGATCAGGTCCGCAAGGTGGGCGAGCTCGTCAATGACAATCCCAACGAAGCGGCGATCATCATTCGCAACTGGCTGTCGGAGGTTCCCGCGTAA